One Brassica napus cultivar Da-Ae chromosome A5, Da-Ae, whole genome shotgun sequence DNA window includes the following coding sequences:
- the LOC111215696 gene encoding nitrile-specifier protein 1-like: MYQGEIRLYSLTEFTPNVPIDKDLYVFDLETKSWSIAPATGDIPHLSCLGARMVSVGSSLYVFGGRDASRNYNGFYSFDTNTNEWKLLTPVEEGPAPRSFHSMAADETNVYVFGGVGATERLKTLDAYNIADQKWVQCATPGESVSIRGGAGLQVVQGKVWVVYGFNGCEIDDVHYYDPVEDTWTQVETFGEKPSARSVFASAVVGKHIVLFGGEIAMDPQAHVGPGQLIDGTFALDTETLKWERLDKFGGEEETGLSIHVGIPILGNVDVSLGNVLNEEEKETPDVRGWSASTSGIIDGKKGLLMHGGKAVTNDRFDDLFFYEFDSA, from the coding sequence ATGTATCAAGGAGAGATTAGATTATATAGTTTAACAGAGTTCACACCAAATGTGCCAATTGATAAAGACCTTTACGTGTTTGACCTCGAGACCAAGAGTTGGTCCATTGCTCCAGCCACGGGAGACATTCCACACCTCTCTTGCTTAGGCGCCCGAATGGTGTCAGTTGGATCAAGCCTCTATGTCTTTGGAGGCCGAGACGCTTCCCGTAACTACAACGGTTTCTACTCTTTTGACACGAACACGAATGAGTGGAAACTGCTAACTCCCGTGGAAGAAGGACCCGCTCCTCGTAGCTTCCACTCTATGGCAGCCGATGAGACCAATGTTTATGTTTTCGGTGGAGTGGGTGCTACGGAGCGGCTCAAGACCCTGGACGCTTACAACATCGCTGATCAGAAGTGGGTACAGTGTGCGACTCCAGGAGAATCGGTTAGCATAAGAGGAGGAGCCGGGCTCCAAGTAGTGCAAGGGAAGGTTTGggttgtttatgggttcaacgGATGTGAAATAGATGATGTTCACTACTACGACCCGGTTGAAGACACGTGGACACAAGTGGAAACATTTGGTGAGAAGCCTTCCGCGAGGAGCGTTTTTGCTAGTGCGGTTGTTGGGAAACACATTGTGTTGTTCGGAGGTGAGATAGCGATGGATCCACAAGCTCACGTGGGTCCGGGACAGTTGATCGATGGGACTTTTGCGTTGGATACAGAGACGCTGAAATGGGAGAGGTTGGATAAGTTCGGTGGAGAGGAGGAGACAGGACTATCAATACATGTTGGGATCCCGATCCTAGGAAATGTAGATGTTTCGCTCGGAAACGTTCTaaatgaagaagagaaggagacTCCGGATGTTAGAGGATGGTCAGCTTCCACGAGTGGGATAATTGATGGTAAGAAAGGGCTGCTGATGCATGGTGGTAAAGCTGTCACCAATGACCGTTTTGATGATCTCTTCTTTTACGAGTTTGACTCTGCTTAA